The Streptococcus equi subsp. equi nucleotide sequence ATAGAGGTAAGCAAAACAACTATCTAGCAGTATATGATAGCAAAAGGTACAGACTCCTGCCATTAAGGCTTGATTGATCAACCGGTGCTGCGATAGCCTGTCTGATAAGGGATTCAAGAAATACCCCCACAAAACCAATACCATTGAATAACAAGCCATTTGCCAAAAGAGCCAAGGACCAAAGCCAAAAAAGCAGGCTAATAAGAGCACATAGCCCGTCATCGCTAAAATAGCCTCTGCTACATTAACATAGAGTAGGTAAATCAACAAAAGAGCCATGACTGGCTGGCCAATGAGAAAGCCGCTAAAGGCTAGGCGCAGCAAGAAGCAACATACAGAAACGATAGCTAGTCGACTAATAACTTTGGTAGACATAATCCCTCTTTGAGTGTTTTTTATCTATTATGACAGATTTTGCATCTCTTGACCAGCATCAACAGCTTTTTGATAGATGATTACAAGACAGGTAGACTAAAATCAAACGAAAATAGATAGGACCTGATCTGCCAAAGCTGTCCTAAGGAGCTAAAAACCTAAGAAAATCGTAAGACCACTTTGATTTTTGAAGCATTTAAGGTACAATAAGACTGATGAGAAGAAGAATAAAACCTATTGTTGTTGTGGTCTTCTTTACGCTGATTGCTACTTTGTTAATCATTGGAAAGGCTCATTCTGATAATCTCAAAAGTAAAGAGCTAAAGCTTGCTAAAGCAAGCATTCCCACTAACACTAGCACGTCCAATAAGTCGACTACAAGCACATCTGAAACTACTGAATTTCTACTAAACCCCATTATTGATGTTTCTGGCTGGCAGCTGCCAAGTGACATTGATTATGACCTTTTAGCATCTAATATTTCTGCAGCAATTGTTCGTGTTTATGGCGGATCACAAATTACTGCCCATAATAACGCTGCCTTTACTACCGGGATTGATAAATCATTCAAAAAGCATATTACTGAATTTCAAAAACGACATATCCCAGTTGCTGTCTATAGCTATGCTCTAGGTCGTAGTGCCAAGGAAATGCGAGCTGAAGCAAGAACCTTTTACAAAAACGCTTCTCCTTTTAACCCAACCTATTATTGGATTGATGTTGAAGAAGCTACCATGACAGACATGAATAAAGGGGTCAAGGCGTTTAGAGAGGAGCTAAAACGGTTAGGTGCAGAAAATGTTGGCCTGTATATCGGTACTTATTTTATGGCCGAGCAGGACATTTCAACAGAAGGCTTTGACGCCATCTGGATTCCTACCTACGGTGGTGATTCTGGCTATTATGAGGCAGCGCCAGATACCAGCCTAGATTACGACCTGCATCAATATACCTCACAAGGCTACCTCAATGGCTTTAACAATCCATTAGATTTAAATCAAATCGCTGTCACAAAAGACACTAAAAAAACCTTTGAAAAGCTTTTTGGGAAAGTAAAGCCTTAAAGGCATCGAAGCAAGTCGTCAAAACCTTTGAATGTCAGTCATTCCGAATGCCTTAAACCCTAAGCTCAAAGCCCAGGTAAGCCAATCCTAAAGAAGGTTGCTCCTATTCTTATTTCTTTAAGAATAAAGACCCTTTCATCAATCTAAGAAGGCTAAAGATTGCTGGCTGTTAAAAAATGCTATATTGATTCCTTCTGACGTCAATTTGAGCATTAAGGACAACTGTATTTAGAAGCTGATATTGATAACACCAATCACTGCTTGTTTTTGGTTTAAAGGCTGGCTGTTAGCTCAGCCTTTTTTGGTGTGATCAGTTTTTGACTATACCGCTATGCCAACTTTGTCTCATGATTTCAAGGCCAAATTCTTGACATTGCTGCCATCTCATTTTATAATATAGAAAATATAATTATCACAAAGGAGTGCTTTGGCTGAGATCGCGTATGCGAAATCCTAAGGACCTGATCTTGT carries:
- a CDS encoding membrane protein, giving the protein MSTKVISRLAIVSVCCFLLRLAFSGFLIGQPVMALLLIYLLYVNVAEAILAMTGYVLLLACFFGFGPWLFWQMACYSMVLVLWGYFLNPLSDRLSQHRLINQALMAGVCTFCYHILLDSCFAYLYSISWWSYIWAGMLFTVTNALATMGYFLVVLLLLKRLSGKKDPKLSA
- the acm gene encoding glycosyl hydrolases family protein translates to MRRRIKPIVVVVFFTLIATLLIIGKAHSDNLKSKELKLAKASIPTNTSTSNKSTTSTSETTEFLLNPIIDVSGWQLPSDIDYDLLASNISAAIVRVYGGSQITAHNNAAFTTGIDKSFKKHITEFQKRHIPVAVYSYALGRSAKEMRAEARTFYKNASPFNPTYYWIDVEEATMTDMNKGVKAFREELKRLGAENVGLYIGTYFMAEQDISTEGFDAIWIPTYGGDSGYYEAAPDTSLDYDLHQYTSQGYLNGFNNPLDLNQIAVTKDTKKTFEKLFGKVKP